The genomic DNA GAATAAGGAGGAAAGAATGTCTAAACCCCTAACCCTCAAGACCCTGCTGGCCTTCCTGCCGCTGCTGACGGGGATCTCCGGCGCTTTCGCCCAGGCGCCGGATTTCCCGCCGCCTCCCCGCCATCCGCCCGACTTGACGAAAGCCCCCTTCGTCGCGGAGCTCGGGCTCAGCGAAGAGCAGAAGACTCAAATTCAGAAAGTCCAGGAGCAGTCCCGAAGCAACTTCGAGGAAAGACAGAAGAGCGTCCAAGAGGCCAGAGCGAGCCTGGATCAGGCTATGGACGGGTCCGCAACCGAGGCCGTCATTTGGGAGCGATTCGAAGCGCTGCAAAAGCTCCAAAGCGAGATGAAACGGGAGGGATTTCGCCAAGCGCTCGCGATTCGCCAGATATTGACGCCCGAACAGCGAAAAAAATTCAGCGAGCTACGCAAAAAAAGATTCGAGGAATTCCGGCGAAAGCACCCGGATATGCCGCCGCCTCCACCTTAAGCAAACCGGCTCAACCATGCAGGAAGACGTCGACGAAAAAATTCGCCGGATCACGGAAGGACGGCTTCAAAACTTCCGCCAGCTTTACGAGGAATATCGAAATCTCGTCCGGCGGGCGATGTTTCGCCTGACCCCTCGACCTCTGCTGGACGACTTGGTGCAAGAGGCATTCTTGAAAATTTGGCGCGGCTTGCCTCGTTTCGAGGGCCGCTGTGAGCTTAAAATTTGGATCTACCGCATCGTACGGAATGTCGCCGTCGACGGCTTGCGCCGCCAACCCCCTCCTTCTCAAGCCTGGGAGGAAGAACAGGGGACGGATCAAGAGCCCGAGGCACCGCGGCTCGCACAAAATGAGATCCGGCGCTTGCTGGCCGGCTTCGATATGGATCAACGGGACGTGATTGTATTATTCTACATGGAAGAGTTGAGCATCCAGGAAATCTCGGAGGTCTTGAATCTGCCGATCGGGACCGTCAAATCGCGTTTGCACCGGGCGCGGGAGAAGCTACGGCAGCTTATGGAGGACATTGAAGAAAGCCATGGATCGCCCTGAAGAAAACCCTGATCTTGATCGCAAAATCGGAAGCTTCCTGCGCCGGGATTCAAGCGAGGTGCCGTCGGCGCCCGCCAACGAATACCACCGAATCCTTAAGCGCATCGAGGGCCGCTCCGGCTACTTCGCCAAGCTTTCCTGGATGTGGCGTCTGGCCTTCCCCCTCGCCGCCTTGGTCTTGGCGCTCTTTCTCTACTTGCCCCGACCCTCGGTTTCTCCGGACCTGAGTTCCTCCGCCGAAAGCTATGGGGGATATGGCATTTTCATTCCTTCTGAAAAAGCGGCTAACGAAACCCCCGGCGAAGACTGGATATTGCTCGCTGAAATCGTCAGCCGCCCTTGAAGGAGCGCAATTTTTTCTCCTTGACCCCCGGGTGCGGCCAGGGGAGATTGAATCTCCCCTATGTCCAATCAGAAGCTGATCCGCACCTTACGTTGCAAAAATCGTAAATTTATCGGGGTCTTATCCAAGCTGATCTCCACCATCTCGCAAATGGGCGGGGACATCGGCAATATCTCGACGGTCAGCTTCGGCGAGCTGCACAACATCCGAGACGTCACCATCATCGTCAACGACGAGGACCACCTAAGCGCCATCGTCAGCGCGGTCCGCAAGATTCCCGAGGTCGAGCTCGAATCGGTGATCGACGAGGTCCTCGAGCTCCATCGCGGCGGCAAGCTGCTGATGCGGCCTAAATTTCCCATCCAGTCGATCGAGGATCTGCGCAAGGTCTACACACCGGGCGTGGCCAGCGTCTGCAAGCTGCTCAAGGAAGACCCTTCTCAAGTCGAAATCTACACCACCATCGGCAAGACCGTCGCCCTCTGCACCAACGGCAGCCGGGTCCTGGGTCTGGGCAATCTCGGCGCCGTCGCCTCGATGCCGGTGATGGAGGGCAAGGCCGCCCTCTTCCAGCAATTCTCCGGCCTCCACATGGTTCCGATCCTGATCAACACCCTCGACGTCAACCGCTTCGTCGACGCGGTCGAGACCATCTCCTCGACCTTCGCCGCGATCCAGCTCGAGGACATCCGCACCCCCGATTGCTACGAGGTCGAGGCCAAGCTGATCGAGCGGCTGAAGATCCCGGTCATGCACGACGACCAGCACGGCACCGCCACCGTGGCCCTGGCTTCGCTGATCAACGCCTGCCGGATGGGCGGGCTGGACCTGCGCAACGCCAAGGTCGGCCAGATCGGCCTCGGGGCCGCCGGGTCGGCCATCGCCAACCTCATCATGAAATACACCGGCAACCCGGTCTACGGCAGCGACGTCAACGTCGAGGCCAAGAAGCGCTTCGAGACGCTGGGCGGGATCAACACCGACTTGAAGGACCTGCTGCGCCAATGCCAAGTGGTCGTCGCGACCACCGGGCTCCCCGGCCTGATCAAGCCGGAGGACGTCCAGAAGGGCCAGGTCATCTTGGCGCTATCGAATCCCTTCCCCGAGATCACCATCGCCGAGGCCCTCTCGGCCGGCGCCGCCTTCGCCAGCGACGGCAGCCGGGTCAACAACTTGATCGGCTTCCCCGGCATTTTCCGCGGCGCGCTCGACGCCCACGCGATGCGCTTCACGCCCGAGATCTTCATCGCCGCCGCCCTCGCCATCGTCGGCCAAACGCCCGAGCAGGAGCTCATCCCCGATCCGCTCGACCCGCTGGTCCATGCGGCGGTCGCCAAGGCCGTGGCCAAGGCCGCGGTCCAGGCCCGGGTGACCCGGGATTTCCTCTAAATTCCTTGACCTCGGCCCCTCAGACCCACCATGCTTGCTCCGAGGGAGCGGGTAATGCGGGATTCTTCACAAGAAAATGGATAAGACCGAGCCGTTCCAGCAGGCCGCCCAAGCCATGATCGAGGCCGGCAAATTTCTCTTTGCCTCCGGCTGGTCCTCGGCCACCAGCAGCAATTATTCGACCCGCTTGGACGACGAGCTCATTGCCATCACGGTTTCCGGAAAGCATAAAGGCCGGCTAACCTCCGACGACATCATGCTGGTCGATCTCGCCGGCCGCCCGGTAGCCACCGACAAAAAACCCTCCGCCGAAACCATGTTGCACACCTCGCTTTACGCCCGCGACCGAAGCATCGGCGCCGTTTTGCACACTCATTCGGTCCATGCGACCGTCCTTTCGCGCCTGAGCGCCCCGAATCCGTTGCGAATCCGCGATTATGAAATGCAAAAAGCCTTTTCCGGCATCACGACCCATGCCTGCGAAATTTGCATCCCGATCTTTGACAACACCCAGAACATCGCCGCCTTGGCCGCCGAAGTCGAAAATTACCTGCAAAACCATGAAAATGTTTTCGCCTACCTCATCAAAGGACACGGCCTGTACACCTGGGGCCAAACGATGGAAGATGCCTTGCGCCACGTCGAAGCTTTGGAATTTTTATTCAGTTGCGAATTAACGTCTCGGAGCCTGCAAAGATGAGCGAATTGCGCATTTATCACGAAAGCACGCCGACCCAAGCCCGGAAAATTTTCACCCGACATGGCGACGTCGCCGAGACCTTGAAAGCGGTGGGAATTCGTTTTGAGCGATGGGACGCCGGGCAAAGCCTCACCGAAACTTCGACCGGCGAGGAAATTATCGCCGCTTACCGGGATTGCATCGAGCGATTGAAGTCCGCCTGCGGCTTTCGGGCGGTTGACGTCATCCGGATGTTTCCCGAGCACCCCGAGAAGGACGCGCTGCGGGCCAAGTTTTTGCGCGAGCACATCCACACCGAAGACGAAATCCGCTTCTTTGTCGAAGGCGGCGGCTTGTTTTTCCTGCATATCGGCGAGCACATTTACGCGGTGGACTGCGAAAAATCCGACCTTATCAGCGTGCCGGCCGGCACCAAACATTGGTTCGATGCCGGCCCAAATCCCCATTTCACCGCGATTCGTTTTTTCACCAACCCCGAGGGCTGGGTGGCCCAATACACCGACCCGTGATTCAAGCGATACTGACAGATATCGAAGGCACGACCACCGACATCCGCTTCGTCCATGATGTTTTATTTCCCTATGCCCAGCGGCATTTGGGGGCTTTCATCGAAAAGCGCCGCGACGACCCCGAGGTTCGCGAAATTTTACAGGCGGTCAAGCGGCATATCGGCCAGCCCGCCGCCGATGAAGCAACCGCGCTTGCCACTCTGCTGAAATGGATGGAAGAGGATTCAAAAATCACCCCCTTAAAGCTCCTGCAAGGAATTCTGTGGCGGGAGGCTTATGAACGGGGGGATTTTCGAGGCCACGTTTACCGGGATGCCTATGAGAAATTGCAGGCATGGCGCGCCCAAGGCTTGGCCATTTACATTTTCTCCTCCGGCTCGGTCGAGGCTCAAAAACTACTCTTCCGACACAGTGCCTTCGGCGACTTGACAGCGCTGTTCTCCGGCTATTTCGATACCCAGATCGGCGCCAAACGGGAAGTCGAAGCCTACCAAAAAATCACGGCTCGGATCGGCCTCCCGGCCGCTCACATTTTATTTTTATCCGACGTAAAAGCCGAGCTGGACGCGGCCCAGACCGCGGGCCTGCGGACATGCTGGGTCCTGAGGAGCGCCCCGGCGCCGGGGCTCAGCGAGCATCCCATCGTGCGGAGCTTCGGGGAAATCGACCTTAGCCTTATTTCTTAAAAAATAGTCCGAAACTTTCCTTCGGCCTAGGCGATAGGCTGTCCATCAACGCATCATTCCACCCAACGCATCATGGAAAGGGGCCTTCATGTTGCCAATTATCCTTTTCGGGTCCGTCGCCGCGCTGTTCCTGGCCGGATGCGACGAGAAAAAATCGAAAAAAACCGAGATTAGCGCCGAGCCGGCGCCATCCCAAGCCAGCCGAAAACCCAAGGTTTTACTCGACGAAAAAGCCGAGAGCTTCTTGAAGGGCCTGGAAAGCTCGCGTTCCGGCGACTGCGAAACCCGGCAGACGCAGTCCCGAAGAGCCCAGTGGGCCACG from bacterium includes the following:
- a CDS encoding Spy/CpxP family protein refolding chaperone, whose product is MSKPLTLKTLLAFLPLLTGISGAFAQAPDFPPPPRHPPDLTKAPFVAELGLSEEQKTQIQKVQEQSRSNFEERQKSVQEARASLDQAMDGSATEAVIWERFEALQKLQSEMKREGFRQALAIRQILTPEQRKKFSELRKKRFEEFRRKHPDMPPPPP
- a CDS encoding sigma-70 family RNA polymerase sigma factor, whose translation is MQEDVDEKIRRITEGRLQNFRQLYEEYRNLVRRAMFRLTPRPLLDDLVQEAFLKIWRGLPRFEGRCELKIWIYRIVRNVAVDGLRRQPPPSQAWEEEQGTDQEPEAPRLAQNEIRRLLAGFDMDQRDVIVLFYMEELSIQEISEVLNLPIGTVKSRLHRAREKLRQLMEDIEESHGSP
- a CDS encoding malic enzyme-like NAD(P)-binding protein — its product is MSNQKLIRTLRCKNRKFIGVLSKLISTISQMGGDIGNISTVSFGELHNIRDVTIIVNDEDHLSAIVSAVRKIPEVELESVIDEVLELHRGGKLLMRPKFPIQSIEDLRKVYTPGVASVCKLLKEDPSQVEIYTTIGKTVALCTNGSRVLGLGNLGAVASMPVMEGKAALFQQFSGLHMVPILINTLDVNRFVDAVETISSTFAAIQLEDIRTPDCYEVEAKLIERLKIPVMHDDQHGTATVALASLINACRMGGLDLRNAKVGQIGLGAAGSAIANLIMKYTGNPVYGSDVNVEAKKRFETLGGINTDLKDLLRQCQVVVATTGLPGLIKPEDVQKGQVILALSNPFPEITIAEALSAGAAFASDGSRVNNLIGFPGIFRGALDAHAMRFTPEIFIAAALAIVGQTPEQELIPDPLDPLVHAAVAKAVAKAAVQARVTRDFL
- a CDS encoding methylthioribulose 1-phosphate dehydratase, producing the protein MDKTEPFQQAAQAMIEAGKFLFASGWSSATSSNYSTRLDDELIAITVSGKHKGRLTSDDIMLVDLAGRPVATDKKPSAETMLHTSLYARDRSIGAVLHTHSVHATVLSRLSAPNPLRIRDYEMQKAFSGITTHACEICIPIFDNTQNIAALAAEVENYLQNHENVFAYLIKGHGLYTWGQTMEDALRHVEALEFLFSCELTSRSLQR
- a CDS encoding acireductone dioxygenase; the encoded protein is MSELRIYHESTPTQARKIFTRHGDVAETLKAVGIRFERWDAGQSLTETSTGEEIIAAYRDCIERLKSACGFRAVDVIRMFPEHPEKDALRAKFLREHIHTEDEIRFFVEGGGLFFLHIGEHIYAVDCEKSDLISVPAGTKHWFDAGPNPHFTAIRFFTNPEGWVAQYTDP
- the mtnC gene encoding acireductone synthase — translated: MIQAILTDIEGTTTDIRFVHDVLFPYAQRHLGAFIEKRRDDPEVREILQAVKRHIGQPAADEATALATLLKWMEEDSKITPLKLLQGILWREAYERGDFRGHVYRDAYEKLQAWRAQGLAIYIFSSGSVEAQKLLFRHSAFGDLTALFSGYFDTQIGAKREVEAYQKITARIGLPAAHILFLSDVKAELDAAQTAGLRTCWVLRSAPAPGLSEHPIVRSFGEIDLSLIS